In Mycolicibacterium aubagnense, the DNA window CGCACCACGATGGCGACGTCGAGAATCTGCGGCCACTCGACGCCCGGCATGGGGTCCAGGTCGACACGCAGTTCGTCCGGGTGCTCCAAGTCGTCGGCCCGGACCGGATGCGGGTTGAAGTCGATGCAGCCCAGGCTCACCGCCCACACCAGCCCGGCGGCCTCGTCGATGACGGCTTCTTTGGCGGAGGTGCCGGAGGCGTACTTCAGCTCCGCGACGTCGATCCAGTCCGGCCGCTTCTCCGGTGCCCGCTTCTGAAAGACCGCTTCCTGCGCAATGCCTTTCACGAACCGCTTGAGGATCATGGGCCGCCGTGCCACGCCGCGCAGCGCGCCGTCGGCGACCGACAGGTAGTAGTTGACCAGGTCGAGCTTGGTCACGCCGGGTTCAGGGAAGATCACCTTGTCGGGGTTGCTCACGACAACCTCGCGCCCGCCCACGTCGAGGGACCGCGAGTCACCCATGGGTATAGCGTAATTGGCTCGATAATTGGAGCGGGAGTTGCAGCCGCGTTACGCGCGGGTCACATATTGTTGGCTCATGGCGAAGCTGACCGACCTCCCGTCGCAGATAGCAAGCAAGGTCCAGGAGTCTTTCGAGAAATTGGGCGGTAAGTCGGTCACCCAATTGGCCGACCGCGGCGCCGCCGAACTGCACTACGCCAGGAAGATGTTCGAAGCGGGCGCACTCAAACTCGAGTCGCCGCAGCACATGGCGGCGATGCTCGCCGACATCGTGCGCTGGGGTGAGATCGGCATGGTCCCGGCGCTCAATGCGCGCCGTACCCCGCACCGCGTCGCCGTCATCGACGACGACGGCGATATCACCTTCCAGGAGTTCGACGACGCCGTGAACGCGACCGCCAACGCGTTGCGTGCCAAGGGTGTTCAGGCCGGCGAAGGCGTGGCCATCCTGGCCCGCAACCACCGGTGGTTCCTGATTTCGGTGTACGGCGCGGCCCGCGTCGGTGCGCGAATCATCCTGCTCAACACCGAGTTCTCGGGGCCGCAGATCAAAGAGGTGTCCGAGCGTGAGGGCGCCCAGCTGATCATCTACGACGACGAATACGCCGACGCCGTCGCCCTCGCCGAGCCGCCGCTGGGCAAGCTGCGGGCCCTGGGGCACAACCCCGACAAACCGGAACCGTCGGGCAGCACCGACGAATCCTTGGCCGAGGTCATTGCCCGGACCAGTAGCCTCGCGCCGCCGAAGGTCGCCAAGGCGGCCTCGATCATCATCTTGACCAGCGGCACCACGGGAACTCCCAAGGGCGCCAACCGAAGTGCCCCGCCGTCGCTGGCTCCGGTGGGTGGCGTGCTGTCGTCGGTACCGTTCAAGTCCGGCGAGGTCACCAGCCTGCCCGCGCCCATGTTCCACGCGCTGGGGTACCTGCATTCGACCATCGCCATGCTGCTCGGCAGCACGCTCGTGCTGCGCCGCCGGTTCAAGCCGGCCACGGTGCTCGCCGACATCGAACGGCACCGGGTGACCGCCATGGTGGTGGTGCCGGTGATGCTGTCGCGCATTCTCGATGAACTGGACAAGACGTCGCCGAAGCCGAACCTGTCGAGTCTGCGCATCGTCTTCGTGTCGGGTTCGCAGCTGGGGTCCGAGCTGGCAACGCGGGCGCTCAAGGATCTGGGCCCGGTGATCTACAACCTGTACGGCTCGACCGAGATCTCGTTTGCCACCATCGCGCGGCCGCAGGACCTGTCGATCAATCCCGCGACGGTGGGCCCGGTGGTCAAGGGCGTACGCGTGAAGATCTTCGACGACAACGGCAAGGAGCTGCCACAGGGCAGCGTCGGCCGCATCTTCGTCGGCACCACCTTCCCGTTCGAGGGGTACACCGGTGGTGGTGGCAAGGAGATCATCGACGGGATGCTCTCATCGGGCGACGTCGGCTACTTCGACGAGCGCGGACTGCTGTACGTCAGCGGCCGCGACGACGAGATGATCGTCTCCGGCGGCGAGAACGTATTTCCCGCCGAGGTCGAGGATTTGATCAACGGGCACCCCGACGTGGTGGAGGCGACTGCCATCGGCGTCGACGACAAGGACTTCGGCGCGCGGCTGCGGGCGTTCGTCGTCAAGACCGAGGGTGCGACGGTCAGTGAGGACGACATCAAGACCTACGTCCGAGATCATTTGGCGCGCTACAAGGTTCCGCGTGAGGTCGTCTTCCTCGACGAGTTGCCGCGTAACCCGACGGGCAAGATCCTCAAGCGCGCGCTGCGTGACATGGACATCTAGGCTCACCGTTCGAGGCTGAGGACCGGCGGGCCGAACGACGGCACCAGCGCAGGATCGTTGAATGCGGTGATGCGGGAGATGCGGCCCGCGCGCAGCGTCAGCACCTGCACGCCGTAGCCGTGCAGGGTGCCGTCGTCGTGCCGCGCATAGAAAACCAGAGCCGGCTGTCCGTTCGCGCGCGTGGGTACCGCGTGCCATTGCCCGGGGCGGCGCAGCACGCGGTTGCCCAAGAAGCCGATCACGGCAGCTGAACCGCTGAACCAGGTTGAGATGGGCGGCATTTCGAATTCGACGTCGGAGCGAACCAGATCGACCAGAGCGTGGGGGTCGGCCCGGGTGAACGCGTCGAGGTAATGCTGGAGTAGGTCCCGGGTGTGGTCGTCCTCCGGTTCGGTGACCTCGTCCGCTGCGACGCCCGCGGTATCGAGGGTGCGACGGGCCCGGCGGAGCAGCGCGTCGACCGCATCCACTGTGGTGTCGAGGATTTCGGCCACCTCGGTTGCCGGGAAAGCCAGGATGTCTCGCAGCGTCAGCGCGGCCCGCTGCCGGGCAGACAAGTGTTGTAGCGCGGCGATCAGGGCAAGTCGCAGACCGGCCCGTCTGGCGACGATGGCCGACGGGTCTTGTTGGTCGACAAGGGAGTCCGGAATGGGCTGCAGCCACCTCACTTCAGGGGTCCGGTCGCCCACGGGAATTCGGTGGTCTTCGGCCGGCGGCCCGATTCCGGACGGGAGTGGCCGGCGGCCACGGTTCTCTATGGCGCTCAGGCAGGTTCGCGTGGCGATGGTGTACAGCCAGCGCCGCACCGACGAGCGCCCTTCGAAGCCGCCGAATCCGCGCCAGGCCCGTAGATAGGTTTCCTGAACCTGATCCTCCGCATCGTGGATCGAGCCGAGAATCCGATAGCAGTGAGCCAGCAACTCGGGCCTGAATTGTGCTGTCAGCGCGGTGAATTCGGCGGTCGTCGTCATCAGACCGGACTCGCGCCAGCGCCGGTGAGCACGTAGCCGGCAGCGGGGGACGAATCGGCGGCCAACTCGACGACCGTCTTGGCGACGATGTCCGCGGTCAGCACCGGTTGCAACCGGGCGATGAAAGTCTCGGGATCGATGCCCTGCGCAGCGGCGTAGGCCGTCACGCCGACCGCGCCGACCCCGGTGGGGCTGAGCATGGGGTACAGCGTCACGAAGCGGATGCCCAGGTTCGCTTGCCCCGCTTCCTCGGTCGCGTAGTCCGAGATGAACCGGACCGTGGCGTTGGCGCCGGCGAAACCGCCGCTCAACGGAGACCCACGGAGGGCCGCACCACTGGACATTGCGATGACCGTGCTTCCTGACTGCAGCGGCGCGTTGAGCGCTGCCTTGGTCCAGCCGAACACATGACGGGTGTCGGTGTGCCAGTTTTCGCTGAAGGTTTCCCAGGTCTGGCGAGATAGCGGTGCGGTGGGCGGGGTGGCTCCGGCATTGAGCACCAGCAGCTGGGGCCGGTGGTGAGCGATCAGCAGGGCACCCAGTTCCTCGTCGGTGGCATCGCCGGGGCAGGGAGTGAAGCGATCCCCGACCTCGGCCTGCAAAGACTCAAGGTCGGACTCGGTGCGCGCGACGCCGACGACGTGCCAACCGGCGCTGACGAGCGCGACGGAGATGGCTCGGCCGAAGCCGCGGCCGGCGCCGCTGACGATGGCGGTGTTGCCGCCGTTGATTACCGCTGTGGTGGTCATGGGGACTCCCTGCTGGTGCTGGTTCGGTCTTGATCTAGACCGCCGCCGGCAGGGAAATCCGTCGCGGTGCCGGGATTCAGTTCCCGTTCACGTACCAGGACAGACAAACCGGCCTGCCATGGCACGCGATGATGGCGCCGGCATCGGGAGCTGCGCCGCGGACTTTGGGAATGTTCCGGGCCGGCAGGTTGCAGTTCACGACGTAGGGATTCCATGGCACGACGCCGTTGACGCACGGGTCACCGCCCGCTTGCACAGATGTGGCCGGGCTGCGCAGGGCCGTCGGGACGATCGTGAACGCGATCGCGATGGCACCGATGAACACTGAAAGCAGGAGCCGCGACGCCCGTGCGGTCAGCTCACTCGTGGTCATGATCATCACCACCAAATATGTTTCCGACTACGTCGACGGTAGCACCGAAGCAAGCCGTTGAGCAGTGACGAAAGCCCCCATTTCTGCACCGAAATGGGGGTTTCTCACCCTTTGCGCCCGGGCGGTTTACGGGTCGCGGGGCAGGCCCAGCAGCCGCTCGGCGATGATGTTCAGCTGCACCTCGGAGGTGCCGCCGTAGATGGTCGTCGCGCGGCCGGCCAACAGGTACTCGTCCCAGCGGCCCGAGGGCTGTTGCGGATCGCCGACGACAGCGTCGGCGCCGAATGACGCGACACCGAACTCGGCGTAACCCTGACCGGTCTTCATCGACAGCAACTTCGAGATCGCGGCGGCAGGCATCGGATCGCCACCGGCCAGCGTCAGCAGCGTCGACCGCATGTTGAGCAGCTTGGCCGCGTGGCCTTCGGCGATCAGCTTGCCGGCCTCGTGGCGCTGCAGCTCGTCGAACTCGCCGTCACGCAGGAATTCGACGAACTGATCGAG includes these proteins:
- the fadD2 gene encoding long-chain-fatty-acid--CoA ligase FadD2; the encoded protein is MAKLTDLPSQIASKVQESFEKLGGKSVTQLADRGAAELHYARKMFEAGALKLESPQHMAAMLADIVRWGEIGMVPALNARRTPHRVAVIDDDGDITFQEFDDAVNATANALRAKGVQAGEGVAILARNHRWFLISVYGAARVGARIILLNTEFSGPQIKEVSEREGAQLIIYDDEYADAVALAEPPLGKLRALGHNPDKPEPSGSTDESLAEVIARTSSLAPPKVAKAASIIILTSGTTGTPKGANRSAPPSLAPVGGVLSSVPFKSGEVTSLPAPMFHALGYLHSTIAMLLGSTLVLRRRFKPATVLADIERHRVTAMVVVPVMLSRILDELDKTSPKPNLSSLRIVFVSGSQLGSELATRALKDLGPVIYNLYGSTEISFATIARPQDLSINPATVGPVVKGVRVKIFDDNGKELPQGSVGRIFVGTTFPFEGYTGGGGKEIIDGMLSSGDVGYFDERGLLYVSGRDDEMIVSGGENVFPAEVEDLINGHPDVVEATAIGVDDKDFGARLRAFVVKTEGATVSEDDIKTYVRDHLARYKVPREVVFLDELPRNPTGKILKRALRDMDI
- a CDS encoding sigma-70 family RNA polymerase sigma factor → MTTTAEFTALTAQFRPELLAHCYRILGSIHDAEDQVQETYLRAWRGFGGFEGRSSVRRWLYTIATRTCLSAIENRGRRPLPSGIGPPAEDHRIPVGDRTPEVRWLQPIPDSLVDQQDPSAIVARRAGLRLALIAALQHLSARQRAALTLRDILAFPATEVAEILDTTVDAVDALLRRARRTLDTAGVAADEVTEPEDDHTRDLLQHYLDAFTRADPHALVDLVRSDVEFEMPPISTWFSGSAAVIGFLGNRVLRRPGQWHAVPTRANGQPALVFYARHDDGTLHGYGVQVLTLRAGRISRITAFNDPALVPSFGPPVLSLER
- a CDS encoding SDR family oxidoreductase, giving the protein MTTTAVINGGNTAIVSGAGRGFGRAISVALVSAGWHVVGVARTESDLESLQAEVGDRFTPCPGDATDEELGALLIAHHRPQLLVLNAGATPPTAPLSRQTWETFSENWHTDTRHVFGWTKAALNAPLQSGSTVIAMSSGAALRGSPLSGGFAGANATVRFISDYATEEAGQANLGIRFVTLYPMLSPTGVGAVGVTAYAAAQGIDPETFIARLQPVLTADIVAKTVVELAADSSPAAGYVLTGAGASPV